A region of Larus michahellis chromosome 15, bLarMic1.1, whole genome shotgun sequence DNA encodes the following proteins:
- the GBGT1 gene encoding globoside alpha-1,3-N-acetylgalactosaminyltransferase 1 isoform X5, with translation MKLQYTEEKPVQLFPQRQDVLTITPWLAPIIWEGTFNSEILDGAYRPLNLTIGVTAFAIGKYTRFVGRFLESAEKHFMKGYRVNYYIFTDNPETIPNVQLQPGRRFVIVPIKKYPSWQAISMRRMEAINKHIAETSHQEVDYLFCLDIDMVFYNSWGPETLGDIVAAIHPGYFNVPRSQFPYERRSSSAAYIPDGEGDFYYGGAVFGGLVKKVYEFTRTCHMTILTDKANEIMAAWQEESHLNRHFLSHKPSKVLSPEYLWDDRKPKPPEIHLIRFSKVDKNYKEIRD, from the exons gcGTCAGGATGTGCTGACAATCACGCCATGGCTGGCCCCCATCATCTGGGAAGGAACCTTCAATTCTGAGATCCTAGACGGTGCCTACAGGCCGCTGAATCTCACCATAGGGGTGACAGCCTTCGCCATTGGAAA ATATACAAGGTTTGTGGGCCGCTTCTTGGAGTCAGCAGAGAAACATTTCATGAAAGGCTATCGAGTGAACTATTATATCTTCACTGACAACCCTGAGACAATTCCCAATGTCCAGCTGCAGCCTGGACGAAGGTTTGTCATTGTCCCCATCAAGAAATACCCTAGCTGGCAAGCGATCTCCATGCGCAGGATGGAGGCCATAAACAAGCACATAGCGGAGACGAGCCATCAGGAGGTGGACTACCTCTTCTGCCTGGACATTGACATGGTGTTCTACAATTCCTGGGGGCCTGAGACCCTGGGTGATATAGTAGCAGCCATACACCCTGGCTATTTCAATGTCCCTCGAAGCCAGTTCCCTTATGAGAGGAGGAGCTCTTCAGCAGCCTACATCCCTGATGGAGAAGGGGACTTCTACTACGGAGGAGCCGTGTTTGGAGGGCTGGTCAAGAAAGTTTATGAGTTCACCAGGACTTGCCACATGACCATCCTGACAGACAAAGCCAATGAGATCATGGCAGCCTGGCAGGAAGAAAGCCATCTCAACAGGCACTTCCTCTCCCACAAACCCTCCAAGGTTCTTTCTCCAGAGTATTTATGGGATGACAGGAAGCCAAAGCCCCCTGAAATTCACCTCATACGTTTCTCCAAAGTGGATAAGAACTACAAAGAGATAAGAGACTGA
- the GBGT1 gene encoding globoside alpha-1,3-N-acetylgalactosaminyltransferase 1 isoform X4, whose protein sequence is MKLQYTEEKPVQLFPQLFYQQPRVLAPERQDVLTITPWLAPIIWEGTFNSEILDGAYRPLNLTIGVTAFAIGKYTRFVGRFLESAEKHFMKGYRVNYYIFTDNPETIPNVQLQPGRRFVIVPIKKYPSWQAISMRRMEAINKHIAETSHQEVDYLFCLDIDMVFYNSWGPETLGDIVAAIHPGYFNVPRSQFPYERRSSSAAYIPDGEGDFYYGGAVFGGLVKKVYEFTRTCHMTILTDKANEIMAAWQEESHLNRHFLSHKPSKVLSPEYLWDDRKPKPPEIHLIRFSKVDKNYKEIRD, encoded by the exons gcGTCAGGATGTGCTGACAATCACGCCATGGCTGGCCCCCATCATCTGGGAAGGAACCTTCAATTCTGAGATCCTAGACGGTGCCTACAGGCCGCTGAATCTCACCATAGGGGTGACAGCCTTCGCCATTGGAAA ATATACAAGGTTTGTGGGCCGCTTCTTGGAGTCAGCAGAGAAACATTTCATGAAAGGCTATCGAGTGAACTATTATATCTTCACTGACAACCCTGAGACAATTCCCAATGTCCAGCTGCAGCCTGGACGAAGGTTTGTCATTGTCCCCATCAAGAAATACCCTAGCTGGCAAGCGATCTCCATGCGCAGGATGGAGGCCATAAACAAGCACATAGCGGAGACGAGCCATCAGGAGGTGGACTACCTCTTCTGCCTGGACATTGACATGGTGTTCTACAATTCCTGGGGGCCTGAGACCCTGGGTGATATAGTAGCAGCCATACACCCTGGCTATTTCAATGTCCCTCGAAGCCAGTTCCCTTATGAGAGGAGGAGCTCTTCAGCAGCCTACATCCCTGATGGAGAAGGGGACTTCTACTACGGAGGAGCCGTGTTTGGAGGGCTGGTCAAGAAAGTTTATGAGTTCACCAGGACTTGCCACATGACCATCCTGACAGACAAAGCCAATGAGATCATGGCAGCCTGGCAGGAAGAAAGCCATCTCAACAGGCACTTCCTCTCCCACAAACCCTCCAAGGTTCTTTCTCCAGAGTATTTATGGGATGACAGGAAGCCAAAGCCCCCTGAAATTCACCTCATACGTTTCTCCAAAGTGGATAAGAACTACAAAGAGATAAGAGACTGA